In bacterium, the DNA window GGCCGAGGCCTTTCTTCAAGGTACAGCTTACCGTACAGCAAGGAAAGGATGGAGCAAGTGAACAGAAAAACGATCCTGGATACGATCGGTCACACGCCCATGGTGGAACTCGTCCGGATGAACCCCAACCCGGCTGTGCGTCTTTTCGTCAAGCTGGAGGGGAACAATCCGGGGGGGTCGGTCAAGGACCGTGTCGCTCTTTACATGATCGAAGGAGCCGAAAGGCGGGGCGAGCTTAAACCGGGAATGATCATCCTGGAAGCCACCTCGGGCAATACCGGGATCGGTATCTCTTTGGTGGCGGCCTGCAAGGGGTACCGGACAGTTCTCACCATGTCGGAGGGAGTCAGCATCGAGCGCCGCAGGGTGCTTTCGGCCCTCGGAGCGGAGATCATCCTCACTCCGGAAGCCCACGGCACCGACGGAGCCATCGTAGAGGCCCGGCGGATGCTGGAAGAGGCTCCCGGGATCTACTATATGCCGGACCAGTTCAACAACCAGGACAATATTGAGGCCCATGTGGCAGGTACCGGCCCTGAGATCTACGAACAGACCGGTGGGGAGGTGGACTGGTTCGTGGCGGGGATAGGGACCACCGGGACCCTTATGGGCGTTTCCAGGTACCTCAAGGGGGTCAAGCCTTCCGTTTCCATCGTGGGTGTTGAGCCGAAGATGGGGCACAAGGTGCAGGGTCTCAAGAACATGTCGGAGGCAATCGTACCGGGGATCTATGAGCCGGCGGAACTGGACAGGAAGGTCCTGGTCCAGGACGAGGATGCCTACGAGACATCCAAGCAGCTGTCGAATCAGGAGGGGATCTTCGCGGGGATGTCCAGTGGGGCGGCCCTCAAGGCGGCCATAGACCTTTCGGCCGAACTCGATTCGGGGACCATTGTGGCCCTGCTGCCCGACAGGGGAGATCGTTACGTGACCACGGTGCTTTACTGTAACGAGAGGTGCCGGAAGGCCCTGTGCCGTGTGGAACAGTGCCTTGAGTGCCCCGGGATGAACGTCCAGGACCTGTGATCCGCCATACCGGATTTTCCGCCTGCATGCGGCCTTTGCTTCACGAGAAATCCCCACCGGATTCTTTTTTGTGGGGATTTCGTGTTCGCCTGGATTTCGTGTTCGCCTTGACATTGCCGGAAAGGTTGTGTAATCTTTCACATTGAAGGGAAGGGCGCTTCTCTTCAGGGGGGGACCCGGGATAGAGATATCCCGGGTTTCTTTTTTGTGCGCCCGGGCGCACAAAAAAGAAACCCTCAAGTTTGCGCTTGTCACCCCGGTTTACTTTTCACGGTTTACAGTGAAAATCCCTCAAAATGAGGCTTGTTTTCGTGATTGTCTCTGGAATCTGGAATTTGAAATCTGGAATTGTCTTCAGAGAT includes these proteins:
- a CDS encoding cysteine synthase family protein → MEQVNRKTILDTIGHTPMVELVRMNPNPAVRLFVKLEGNNPGGSVKDRVALYMIEGAERRGELKPGMIILEATSGNTGIGISLVAACKGYRTVLTMSEGVSIERRRVLSALGAEIILTPEAHGTDGAIVEARRMLEEAPGIYYMPDQFNNQDNIEAHVAGTGPEIYEQTGGEVDWFVAGIGTTGTLMGVSRYLKGVKPSVSIVGVEPKMGHKVQGLKNMSEAIVPGIYEPAELDRKVLVQDEDAYETSKQLSNQEGIFAGMSSGAALKAAIDLSAELDSGTIVALLPDRGDRYVTTVLYCNERCRKALCRVEQCLECPGMNVQDL